One window from the genome of Lasioglossum baleicum chromosome 9, iyLasBale1, whole genome shotgun sequence encodes:
- the Klu gene encoding zinc finger protein klumpfuss isoform X1: MLQQRRARARASPFPSRKLNRSRDRLTFYLMAAPSSMTDCQPTPPRHRNRTNDLMVIYCDRNSSFRRRSASRPVSCCRDRYPFRSRIFTPSCYSFLASLVDSDEVGGSTVVAEGVVGGIKGPGGGCRASSMTMAESAVEDAAAAPSGPAKPPPPSCTNNNTLAATANRNHRNLRRRKRLDQVLDKLQHRSSPSEGEVLRFEGSGPASEEEEDVFGSPRSSSRSAADPPSGISLLPLRLKSEEPVTPIEEEGSPNDADQQQQQQQNHHPHHPHHHPHHHRHRHRHHHRNNANHVYDHLHPSHQRSSAPKYAGCTCVQCSQSASPSMVLPSPTSPLTPLTPLTPLTPLSLPPLTPGSLSSYSFEHYMHTKYLPDIFRGRSHSDSDLVPGWDQKPPLSTSSVFVNHPLRSGSLESDTTSPQESPLDLSMKNLMASAAAAAVSGRPPALQLLPPGIVSRGSVSVPVVKGDVASPTTEESVAERYNLVVRPVVEKMPPGANVAYVCPVCGQMFSLHDRLAKHMASRHRRQGPQDASAKAYLCDVCKRSFARSDMLTRHMRLHTGVKPYTCQTCGQVFSRSDHLSTHQRTHTGEKPYKCPQCAYAACRRDMITRHLKTHAKCSDIQTPKSEPGLLTGDDSPTFAQEMASPSATIKAE, translated from the exons ATGTTGCAACagcgtcgcgcgcgcgcgcgcgcgtcaccGTTTCCATCTCGGAAGTTGAATCGATCACGCGATCGTCTCACCTTTTATTTAATGGCCGCGCCGAGCTCGATGACAGATTGTCAGCCGACACCGCCTCGGCATAGAAATCGAACGAACGATCTAATGGTGATTTATTGCGACCGCAATTCAAGTTTCCGCCGTCGATCGGCGTCACGTCCGGTCTCCTGTTGCCGCGATCGGTACCCGTTCCGATCGAGGATCTTCACACCTTCCTGTTACTCGTTCCTCGCGTCTCTTGTCGATTCG GACGAGGTGGGAGGCAGTACGGTGGTAGCCGAGGGTGTAGTAGGCGGCATAAAGGGCCCAGGCGGCGGGTGCCGCGCATCCTCGATGACGATGGCCGAGAGCGCCGTGGAGGACGCCGCAGCCGCGCCCTCGGGTCCAGCGAAGCCGCCACCGCCCTCCTGTACGAACAACAACACCCTGGCTGCGACCGCGAACCGCAACCACCGGAACCTTCGCCGACGGAAACGGTTGGACCAGGTGCTGGACAAGCTGCAACACCGGAGTTCGCCGTCGGAGGGTGAGGTGTTGCGTTTCGAAGGCAGCGGGCCAGCGTCCGAGGAGGAAGAGGACGTGTTCGGTTCACCGAGGTCGTCTTCGAGATCCGCGGCGGATCCGCCGTCGGGTATCAGCCTGCTGCCACTGAGGCTGAAGAGCGAGGAGCCCGTGACACCTATCGAGGAGGAGGGGAGCCCGAATGACGCCgatcagcagcagcagcaacagcagaaTCATCATCCTCATCACCCGCACCATCACCCCCATCACCATCGTCACCGGCACAGGCATCATCACAGGAACAACGCGAACCACGTGTACGATCACCTTCACCCGTCCCATCAGAGATCGTCCGCGCCCAAGTACGCCGGATGTACCTGCGTCCAGTGCTCCCAATCGGCATCCCCGTCGATGGTGCTACCTTCACCGACCTCCCCGTTGACTCCTCTCACGCCGCTCACACCGCTCACGCCCCTCAGTCTGCCGCCGCTAACGCCCGGATCTCTGTCGTCGTATAGCTTCGAGCACTACATGCACACCAAGTACCTGCCGGATATATTCAGAGGCCGCAGCCACTCGGACTCCGACCTGGTCCCGGGATGGGATCAGAAGCCACCGCTCTCGACCTCGTCTGTCTTCGTGAACCATCCTCTGAGGAGCGGCTCCCTCGAGAGCGATACGACGAGTCCGCAAGAGTCGCCGTTGGACCTCTCGATGAAGAACCTGATGGCATCCGCGGCCGCGGCGGCGGTTTCCGGGAGACCACCCGCGCTTCAATTGCTACCGCCTGGCATAGTGTCCAGGGGATCCGTGAGCGTGCCTGTCGTCAAAGGCGACGTCGCGTCCCCGACGACCGAAGAGAGTGTCGCCGAGAGATATAACCTCGTGGTCAGGCCAGTGGTGGAGAAGATGCCACCGGGCGCGAACGTCGCTTACGTCTGTCCTGTCTGCGGTCAGATGTTCAGTCTGCACGATCGGCTGGCCAAGCACATGGCCTCCAGGCATCGCAGACAGGGTCCGCAGGACGCGTCCGCGAAGGCGTACCTCTGCGACGTGTGCAAGAGGAGCTTCGCCAGGTCCGACATGCTCACCAGACACATGAGGCTACACACGGGCGTCAAACCGTACACGTGCCAGACGTGCGGCCAGGTATTCAGCAGGTCGGATCACCTGAGCACTCACCAGAGGACGCACACCGGCGAGAAACCGTACAAGTGTCCTCAATGCGCGTACGCGGCCTGTCGTCGGGACATGATCACCAGACACTTGAAGACCCACGCGAAATGCTCGGACATTCAGACGCCGAAGAGCGAGCCCGGCCTTCTCACCGGCGACGACAGCCCCACGTTCGCGCAGGAGATGGCCTCGCCTTCCGCCACGATCAAGGCCGAATGA
- the Klu gene encoding zinc finger protein klumpfuss isoform X2, whose product MVELTYPVENQDNNIKVDEVGGSTVVAEGVVGGIKGPGGGCRASSMTMAESAVEDAAAAPSGPAKPPPPSCTNNNTLAATANRNHRNLRRRKRLDQVLDKLQHRSSPSEGEVLRFEGSGPASEEEEDVFGSPRSSSRSAADPPSGISLLPLRLKSEEPVTPIEEEGSPNDADQQQQQQQNHHPHHPHHHPHHHRHRHRHHHRNNANHVYDHLHPSHQRSSAPKYAGCTCVQCSQSASPSMVLPSPTSPLTPLTPLTPLTPLSLPPLTPGSLSSYSFEHYMHTKYLPDIFRGRSHSDSDLVPGWDQKPPLSTSSVFVNHPLRSGSLESDTTSPQESPLDLSMKNLMASAAAAAVSGRPPALQLLPPGIVSRGSVSVPVVKGDVASPTTEESVAERYNLVVRPVVEKMPPGANVAYVCPVCGQMFSLHDRLAKHMASRHRRQGPQDASAKAYLCDVCKRSFARSDMLTRHMRLHTGVKPYTCQTCGQVFSRSDHLSTHQRTHTGEKPYKCPQCAYAACRRDMITRHLKTHAKCSDIQTPKSEPGLLTGDDSPTFAQEMASPSATIKAE is encoded by the coding sequence GACGAGGTGGGAGGCAGTACGGTGGTAGCCGAGGGTGTAGTAGGCGGCATAAAGGGCCCAGGCGGCGGGTGCCGCGCATCCTCGATGACGATGGCCGAGAGCGCCGTGGAGGACGCCGCAGCCGCGCCCTCGGGTCCAGCGAAGCCGCCACCGCCCTCCTGTACGAACAACAACACCCTGGCTGCGACCGCGAACCGCAACCACCGGAACCTTCGCCGACGGAAACGGTTGGACCAGGTGCTGGACAAGCTGCAACACCGGAGTTCGCCGTCGGAGGGTGAGGTGTTGCGTTTCGAAGGCAGCGGGCCAGCGTCCGAGGAGGAAGAGGACGTGTTCGGTTCACCGAGGTCGTCTTCGAGATCCGCGGCGGATCCGCCGTCGGGTATCAGCCTGCTGCCACTGAGGCTGAAGAGCGAGGAGCCCGTGACACCTATCGAGGAGGAGGGGAGCCCGAATGACGCCgatcagcagcagcagcaacagcagaaTCATCATCCTCATCACCCGCACCATCACCCCCATCACCATCGTCACCGGCACAGGCATCATCACAGGAACAACGCGAACCACGTGTACGATCACCTTCACCCGTCCCATCAGAGATCGTCCGCGCCCAAGTACGCCGGATGTACCTGCGTCCAGTGCTCCCAATCGGCATCCCCGTCGATGGTGCTACCTTCACCGACCTCCCCGTTGACTCCTCTCACGCCGCTCACACCGCTCACGCCCCTCAGTCTGCCGCCGCTAACGCCCGGATCTCTGTCGTCGTATAGCTTCGAGCACTACATGCACACCAAGTACCTGCCGGATATATTCAGAGGCCGCAGCCACTCGGACTCCGACCTGGTCCCGGGATGGGATCAGAAGCCACCGCTCTCGACCTCGTCTGTCTTCGTGAACCATCCTCTGAGGAGCGGCTCCCTCGAGAGCGATACGACGAGTCCGCAAGAGTCGCCGTTGGACCTCTCGATGAAGAACCTGATGGCATCCGCGGCCGCGGCGGCGGTTTCCGGGAGACCACCCGCGCTTCAATTGCTACCGCCTGGCATAGTGTCCAGGGGATCCGTGAGCGTGCCTGTCGTCAAAGGCGACGTCGCGTCCCCGACGACCGAAGAGAGTGTCGCCGAGAGATATAACCTCGTGGTCAGGCCAGTGGTGGAGAAGATGCCACCGGGCGCGAACGTCGCTTACGTCTGTCCTGTCTGCGGTCAGATGTTCAGTCTGCACGATCGGCTGGCCAAGCACATGGCCTCCAGGCATCGCAGACAGGGTCCGCAGGACGCGTCCGCGAAGGCGTACCTCTGCGACGTGTGCAAGAGGAGCTTCGCCAGGTCCGACATGCTCACCAGACACATGAGGCTACACACGGGCGTCAAACCGTACACGTGCCAGACGTGCGGCCAGGTATTCAGCAGGTCGGATCACCTGAGCACTCACCAGAGGACGCACACCGGCGAGAAACCGTACAAGTGTCCTCAATGCGCGTACGCGGCCTGTCGTCGGGACATGATCACCAGACACTTGAAGACCCACGCGAAATGCTCGGACATTCAGACGCCGAAGAGCGAGCCCGGCCTTCTCACCGGCGACGACAGCCCCACGTTCGCGCAGGAGATGGCCTCGCCTTCCGCCACGATCAAGGCCGAATGA
- the Klu gene encoding zinc finger protein klumpfuss isoform X3, producing MTMAESAVEDAAAAPSGPAKPPPPSCTNNNTLAATANRNHRNLRRRKRLDQVLDKLQHRSSPSEGEVLRFEGSGPASEEEEDVFGSPRSSSRSAADPPSGISLLPLRLKSEEPVTPIEEEGSPNDADQQQQQQQNHHPHHPHHHPHHHRHRHRHHHRNNANHVYDHLHPSHQRSSAPKYAGCTCVQCSQSASPSMVLPSPTSPLTPLTPLTPLTPLSLPPLTPGSLSSYSFEHYMHTKYLPDIFRGRSHSDSDLVPGWDQKPPLSTSSVFVNHPLRSGSLESDTTSPQESPLDLSMKNLMASAAAAAVSGRPPALQLLPPGIVSRGSVSVPVVKGDVASPTTEESVAERYNLVVRPVVEKMPPGANVAYVCPVCGQMFSLHDRLAKHMASRHRRQGPQDASAKAYLCDVCKRSFARSDMLTRHMRLHTGVKPYTCQTCGQVFSRSDHLSTHQRTHTGEKPYKCPQCAYAACRRDMITRHLKTHAKCSDIQTPKSEPGLLTGDDSPTFAQEMASPSATIKAE from the coding sequence ATGACGATGGCCGAGAGCGCCGTGGAGGACGCCGCAGCCGCGCCCTCGGGTCCAGCGAAGCCGCCACCGCCCTCCTGTACGAACAACAACACCCTGGCTGCGACCGCGAACCGCAACCACCGGAACCTTCGCCGACGGAAACGGTTGGACCAGGTGCTGGACAAGCTGCAACACCGGAGTTCGCCGTCGGAGGGTGAGGTGTTGCGTTTCGAAGGCAGCGGGCCAGCGTCCGAGGAGGAAGAGGACGTGTTCGGTTCACCGAGGTCGTCTTCGAGATCCGCGGCGGATCCGCCGTCGGGTATCAGCCTGCTGCCACTGAGGCTGAAGAGCGAGGAGCCCGTGACACCTATCGAGGAGGAGGGGAGCCCGAATGACGCCgatcagcagcagcagcaacagcagaaTCATCATCCTCATCACCCGCACCATCACCCCCATCACCATCGTCACCGGCACAGGCATCATCACAGGAACAACGCGAACCACGTGTACGATCACCTTCACCCGTCCCATCAGAGATCGTCCGCGCCCAAGTACGCCGGATGTACCTGCGTCCAGTGCTCCCAATCGGCATCCCCGTCGATGGTGCTACCTTCACCGACCTCCCCGTTGACTCCTCTCACGCCGCTCACACCGCTCACGCCCCTCAGTCTGCCGCCGCTAACGCCCGGATCTCTGTCGTCGTATAGCTTCGAGCACTACATGCACACCAAGTACCTGCCGGATATATTCAGAGGCCGCAGCCACTCGGACTCCGACCTGGTCCCGGGATGGGATCAGAAGCCACCGCTCTCGACCTCGTCTGTCTTCGTGAACCATCCTCTGAGGAGCGGCTCCCTCGAGAGCGATACGACGAGTCCGCAAGAGTCGCCGTTGGACCTCTCGATGAAGAACCTGATGGCATCCGCGGCCGCGGCGGCGGTTTCCGGGAGACCACCCGCGCTTCAATTGCTACCGCCTGGCATAGTGTCCAGGGGATCCGTGAGCGTGCCTGTCGTCAAAGGCGACGTCGCGTCCCCGACGACCGAAGAGAGTGTCGCCGAGAGATATAACCTCGTGGTCAGGCCAGTGGTGGAGAAGATGCCACCGGGCGCGAACGTCGCTTACGTCTGTCCTGTCTGCGGTCAGATGTTCAGTCTGCACGATCGGCTGGCCAAGCACATGGCCTCCAGGCATCGCAGACAGGGTCCGCAGGACGCGTCCGCGAAGGCGTACCTCTGCGACGTGTGCAAGAGGAGCTTCGCCAGGTCCGACATGCTCACCAGACACATGAGGCTACACACGGGCGTCAAACCGTACACGTGCCAGACGTGCGGCCAGGTATTCAGCAGGTCGGATCACCTGAGCACTCACCAGAGGACGCACACCGGCGAGAAACCGTACAAGTGTCCTCAATGCGCGTACGCGGCCTGTCGTCGGGACATGATCACCAGACACTTGAAGACCCACGCGAAATGCTCGGACATTCAGACGCCGAAGAGCGAGCCCGGCCTTCTCACCGGCGACGACAGCCCCACGTTCGCGCAGGAGATGGCCTCGCCTTCCGCCACGATCAAGGCCGAATGA